The proteins below are encoded in one region of Pseudoduganella armeniaca:
- a CDS encoding branched-chain amino acid transaminase → MTSSKNLAGSERAAAEALIWLDGRVVAAAEATVPVLTHSLHYGSAVFEGIRVYDGRIFENEAHMQRLLQSARLLGYELPYTVGDLCGAAERLLAEMGLRDAYIRPLAWRGSEDIDITGANTQPRVMIAAWAWPNYYGGSDAEPSVRLTRAPWVRPAPDMIPLQSKASGHYVAATLNRQYAKQKGFSDCIVLDAQGRVVEATVANIFLVKRGRLVTPKPDGCLDGITRQRVLALAREAGIEAEVTDIYLDDVANADEVFLTGTAVEVMPVVQVDEHAFAIGPVTRTLRAAYDVLTGKRPA, encoded by the coding sequence ATGACGTCGTCAAAGAACTTGGCCGGCTCTGAGCGGGCGGCCGCCGAGGCGCTGATCTGGCTCGACGGCCGTGTCGTTGCGGCGGCCGAGGCAACGGTGCCGGTACTGACGCACAGCCTGCATTATGGCAGCGCCGTGTTCGAAGGCATCCGCGTCTACGATGGCCGCATCTTCGAGAACGAAGCGCACATGCAACGCCTGCTGCAGTCGGCTCGCCTGTTGGGATACGAATTGCCGTATACCGTGGGTGACCTGTGCGGGGCGGCCGAACGGCTGCTGGCGGAGATGGGCTTGCGCGACGCCTATATTCGTCCGCTGGCATGGCGCGGCTCCGAGGACATCGACATCACCGGGGCGAATACGCAACCGCGCGTAATGATCGCGGCATGGGCCTGGCCCAATTATTACGGCGGCAGCGACGCCGAACCGTCGGTGCGCCTGACGCGGGCACCCTGGGTGCGGCCGGCGCCGGACATGATTCCCTTGCAGAGCAAGGCCTCGGGTCACTATGTGGCGGCGACGCTGAACCGCCAATACGCCAAGCAGAAGGGCTTTTCCGACTGCATCGTGCTGGATGCCCAGGGCCGGGTGGTCGAGGCAACCGTGGCCAATATCTTCCTCGTCAAGCGGGGGCGGCTGGTCACGCCAAAGCCCGACGGTTGCCTGGACGGCATCACGCGCCAGCGCGTACTGGCGCTGGCGCGCGAAGCGGGGATCGAAGCCGAGGTTACCGACATCTACCTGGACGACGTCGCCAACGCCGATGAGGTCTTCCTGACCGGCACGGCCGTGGAAGTCATGCCGGTGGTCCAGGTGGACGAACATGCATTCGCCATCGGACCCGTTACCCGGACGTTACGGGCGGCCTACGACGTCCTGACGGGCAAGCGGCCCGCGTGA
- the ybeY gene encoding rRNA maturation RNase YbeY, with translation MSEKNKLTLSVQYADPRLQETITRPALRKWVKAALFAPAELTIRFVDAAEGQELNREYRGKDYATNVLTFAYNEGEEIAEDEPTRADIILCTDVLQREAAEQSKTVEEHTAHLVVHGVLHAQGYDHEDDDEADEMEGIETEILLALGYADPYAVEK, from the coding sequence ATGTCCGAAAAAAATAAGCTGACCCTGTCGGTGCAGTATGCCGACCCCCGCCTGCAGGAAACCATTACCCGTCCCGCCCTGCGCAAATGGGTCAAGGCCGCGCTGTTCGCCCCGGCCGAACTGACGATCCGCTTCGTCGACGCAGCCGAAGGCCAGGAGCTGAACCGCGAGTACCGCGGCAAGGACTACGCCACCAATGTGCTGACGTTCGCCTACAACGAAGGCGAGGAGATCGCCGAGGATGAACCGACGCGCGCCGACATCATCCTGTGCACGGATGTGCTGCAGCGCGAGGCGGCCGAGCAGTCCAAGACGGTGGAGGAGCACACGGCGCACCTGGTCGTGCATGGCGTGCTGCACGCGCAGGGCTACGACCACGAGGACGACGACGAGGCCGACGAGATGGAAGGCATCGAGACCGAGATCCTGCTGGCGCTGGGCTACGCGGACCCTTACGCGGTCGAGAAATGA
- a CDS encoding PhoH family protein — MKTKTPVQPHYFTPEPLDNTRLANLCGPLDENLRQISAALDVTIFRRGEKFIVSGTNAERAVQILEKFYAVADKVVPVEEVQLGLVEQRTSQAPVDGDDEEEPPFHDPEISSPVLKTRRSDLRGRTPHQIRYLRNILEHDISFGIGPAGTGKTYLAVACAVDALERDAVKRIILTRPAVEAGERLGFLPGDLAQKVDPYLRPLYDALYDLLGFDRTMKMFEKQVIEIAPLAYMRGRTLNHAFVILDEAQNTTVEQMKMFLTRIGFGSKAVVTGDVTQVDLAKHQKSGLVDAVQVLRDVRGIAFSQFSSEDVVRHPLVARIVDAYDTAHQSTADIAPLLKPVKSTARNVRKK, encoded by the coding sequence TTGAAAACGAAAACGCCAGTCCAGCCCCATTACTTTACGCCCGAGCCGCTCGACAACACGCGCCTGGCCAACCTGTGCGGTCCCCTTGACGAGAACCTGCGCCAGATCTCGGCGGCCCTCGATGTGACGATCTTCCGCCGCGGCGAGAAGTTCATCGTCAGCGGCACCAATGCCGAGCGCGCCGTCCAGATCCTGGAAAAATTCTATGCCGTGGCCGACAAGGTCGTCCCGGTCGAGGAAGTGCAACTGGGCCTGGTCGAGCAGCGCACCAGCCAGGCGCCGGTCGATGGCGACGACGAGGAAGAACCGCCGTTCCACGATCCCGAAATCAGCAGCCCCGTGTTGAAGACGCGCCGCAGCGACCTGCGCGGCCGCACGCCGCACCAGATCCGCTACCTGCGCAACATCCTCGAACACGACATCAGCTTCGGCATCGGCCCGGCCGGTACCGGCAAGACCTACCTGGCCGTCGCCTGTGCCGTCGATGCGCTGGAACGCGATGCCGTCAAGCGCATCATCCTGACCCGCCCCGCCGTGGAAGCGGGCGAACGCCTGGGCTTCCTGCCGGGCGACCTGGCGCAGAAGGTCGACCCCTACCTGCGCCCGCTGTACGACGCGCTGTACGACCTGCTGGGCTTCGACCGTACCATGAAGATGTTCGAGAAGCAGGTCATCGAGATCGCGCCGCTGGCCTATATGCGCGGCCGCACGCTGAACCATGCGTTCGTCATCCTCGACGAGGCGCAGAACACGACCGTCGAACAGATGAAGATGTTCCTGACCCGGATCGGCTTCGGCAGCAAGGCCGTGGTCACGGGCGACGTCACGCAGGTCGACCTGGCCAAGCACCAGAAGAGCGGCCTGGTGGACGCCGTGCAGGTGCTGCGCGACGTGCGCGGCATCGCGTTTTCCCAGTTCTCCAGCGAAGACGTGGTGCGCCACCCGCTGGTCGCGCGCATCGTCGACGCCTACGACACGGCCCACCAGAGCACGGCCGATATCGCACCCTTGCTGAAACCCGTCAAGAGCACTGCCCGTAATGTCCGAAAAAAATAA
- the miaB gene encoding tRNA (N6-isopentenyl adenosine(37)-C2)-methylthiotransferase MiaB, which yields MQKKVFIKTFGCQMNEYDSDKMADLLGATDGLVRTDSPEDADVILLNTCSVREKAQEKVFSDLGTFKKLKQANPHLLIGVGGCVASQEGDAIVKRAPHVDMVFGPQTLHRLPKMIELRRHSGKPQVDISFPEIEKFDHLPPARVEGAFAYVSIMEGCSKYCSYCVVPYTRGEEVSRRFDDVLTEVAGLAAQGVKEVMLLGQNVNAFRGEMEDGSQADFALLIEYVAAIPGIERIRFVTSHPKEFTQRLVDCYARIPQLADHLYLPAQHGSDRILGAMKRGYTALEYKSIIRKVKAVRPDITIASDFIVGFPGETDEDFEAMMKLIQDVDFDNSFSFIFSKRPGTPAANLADDTPHEVKLARLQRLQALVDANTRRHSEAMVGRTMRVLVEGPSKSGGSELTGRAGNTRTVLFDGGDAPERFHGKMVDIRITESLAYSLRGELAGPAIA from the coding sequence ATGCAGAAAAAAGTATTTATCAAGACCTTCGGTTGCCAGATGAACGAGTACGACTCGGACAAGATGGCCGACCTGTTGGGTGCGACCGACGGCCTGGTGCGCACCGATTCCCCGGAAGACGCGGACGTGATTCTCCTCAACACCTGCTCCGTGCGTGAAAAAGCGCAGGAAAAGGTGTTTTCCGACCTGGGCACGTTCAAGAAGCTGAAGCAGGCCAATCCGCACCTGCTGATCGGCGTGGGCGGCTGCGTCGCCTCGCAGGAGGGCGATGCCATCGTCAAGCGTGCGCCGCACGTGGACATGGTGTTCGGCCCGCAAACGCTGCACCGCCTGCCCAAGATGATCGAGCTGCGCCGCCACAGCGGCAAGCCACAGGTGGACATCAGCTTCCCCGAAATCGAGAAATTCGACCACCTGCCGCCGGCGCGCGTCGAAGGCGCCTTTGCCTATGTGTCGATCATGGAAGGCTGCAGCAAGTACTGCAGCTATTGCGTGGTGCCCTACACCCGCGGCGAGGAGGTCTCGCGCCGCTTCGACGACGTGCTGACGGAGGTGGCCGGGCTGGCCGCCCAGGGCGTCAAGGAAGTCATGCTGCTGGGGCAGAACGTCAATGCCTTCCGCGGCGAGATGGAAGACGGCAGCCAGGCCGACTTCGCGCTGCTGATCGAGTACGTGGCGGCGATTCCCGGCATCGAGCGCATCCGCTTCGTCACCAGCCATCCGAAGGAATTCACGCAGCGCCTGGTGGACTGCTACGCCCGCATCCCGCAGTTGGCGGACCATTTGTACCTGCCGGCGCAGCACGGCTCCGACCGCATCCTGGGCGCCATGAAGCGCGGCTATACGGCGCTCGAATATAAATCCATCATCCGCAAGGTCAAGGCGGTGCGGCCGGACATCACGATCGCGTCGGACTTCATCGTCGGCTTCCCCGGCGAGACGGACGAGGACTTCGAAGCGATGATGAAGCTGATCCAGGATGTCGATTTCGACAACAGCTTCAGCTTCATCTTCAGCAAGCGCCCCGGCACGCCGGCCGCCAACCTGGCCGACGACACGCCGCACGAAGTCAAGCTGGCGCGCCTGCAGCGCCTGCAGGCCCTGGTCGACGCCAACACGCGCCGCCACAGCGAAGCCATGGTGGGCCGCACGATGCGCGTGCTGGTGGAAGGCCCGTCGAAGAGCGGCGGCAGCGAACTGACGGGCCGCGCCGGCAATACCCGTACGGTGCTGTTCGACGGTGGCGACGCGCCCGAGCGGTTCCATGGCAAGATGGTCGACATCCGTATCACGGAAAGCCTGGCCTATTCGCTGCGCGGCGAGCTGGCCGGCCCAGCCATTGCATAA
- a CDS encoding acyltransferase family protein yields MKIEKVEPEAGSLASATAAPKKKSFSALNWLRFLAALYIVLFHTLKIYPSIQHTWLKASLSLGNLATSVFFVLSGFLLTYAYVVQKNGRKVDRRAFMLARFSNLYPLHIAGLLLSLIPISLMIVTKGGVAVPTEVSGSAMRVLGHGEFVAGLIMNVLLLNAWNPFYMSFNYPSWSLSALGCYYLLFPVIAPKIYRMKRPIVGLVILAVLFALPGVLADLLERTDVFTDGLLHRNPVVRFPLFLAGMMLCVHYSRTSDMGSPGQVFVLGAVVLATVLFGIWLQYHETHLHLIKNGMYYPASLAVIWLCVCLKPTQNARVRYWGERLGAASLPLFLLHGPLFQMFLPVEKVLMGIVNSPDWRVSSIVAAGREVEPSVALYSVYLIGLVLLCIQVQERLVAPLQVWIRNRYGAPKAAQPAVEERRSGTA; encoded by the coding sequence ATGAAAATCGAAAAAGTCGAGCCTGAAGCGGGTTCCCTGGCCAGCGCGACCGCCGCTCCCAAGAAGAAGAGTTTCTCCGCGCTGAATTGGCTGCGCTTCCTGGCCGCGCTGTACATCGTGCTGTTCCATACGCTGAAAATCTATCCGTCCATCCAGCACACCTGGCTCAAGGCCTCGCTCAGCCTGGGCAACCTGGCCACCAGCGTCTTTTTCGTGCTGTCCGGATTCCTGCTGACCTATGCCTACGTGGTCCAGAAAAACGGGCGCAAGGTGGACCGGCGCGCCTTCATGCTTGCCCGCTTCTCGAACCTGTATCCCCTGCACATCGCCGGGCTGCTGCTGTCGCTGATTCCCATCTCGCTGATGATCGTCACCAAGGGCGGCGTGGCGGTGCCGACCGAAGTGTCGGGCAGCGCCATGCGCGTGCTGGGGCATGGCGAATTCGTCGCCGGGCTCATCATGAACGTGCTGCTGCTCAATGCCTGGAATCCCTTCTACATGTCGTTCAACTACCCGTCGTGGTCGTTGTCCGCGCTGGGCTGCTATTACCTGTTGTTCCCCGTGATCGCGCCGAAGATCTACCGGATGAAGCGTCCGATCGTGGGTCTCGTCATCCTGGCTGTGTTGTTCGCGCTGCCCGGGGTGCTGGCCGACCTGCTGGAGCGGACGGACGTGTTCACGGATGGGCTGCTGCACCGCAATCCGGTCGTGCGCTTCCCGCTGTTCCTGGCCGGGATGATGCTGTGCGTGCACTATTCGCGCACCAGCGACATGGGTTCGCCAGGCCAGGTCTTCGTGCTGGGCGCCGTCGTGCTGGCGACGGTGCTGTTCGGCATCTGGCTGCAATATCACGAAACGCACCTGCACCTGATCAAGAACGGCATGTACTACCCGGCCAGCCTGGCCGTGATCTGGCTGTGCGTGTGCCTGAAACCGACCCAGAACGCGCGCGTACGCTACTGGGGCGAACGGCTGGGCGCGGCTTCGCTGCCGTTGTTCCTCCTGCATGGCCCCCTGTTCCAGATGTTCCTGCCGGTGGAGAAAGTGCTGATGGGGATCGTTAACAGCCCCGACTGGCGCGTCTCCTCCATCGTCGCCGCCGGCCGCGAAGTCGAGCCCTCCGTCGCGCTGTACTCCGTCTACCTGATCGGCCTGGTCCTGCTGTGTATCCAGGTCCAGGAACGCCTGGTGGCACCGCTGCAAGTGTGGATCCGCAACCGCTATGGCGCACCCAAGGCGGCGCAACCAGCGGTGGAGGAAAGGCGCAGCGGCACCGCGTGA
- a CDS encoding HDOD domain-containing protein yields MNTALTYDEVVDGLGDLPSLPAVVMELLNSIDQEDVDIAVLAKKVSHDQALTAKTLRLANSSAYSLQVKVTTIQQAITYLGFETTRNLITAAAVTGCFAETRCAGFDHKAFWRHSIGSAACAKVLARHLRFNQDYAFTAGLLHDIGRLVLVSCFPTHYEKVLAWRARHDCTLLQAERAVLGIDHVEAGLALAEHWNFSDTMRLAIGGHHAPEQSGAGFLATIIHVADVIAHALDLAQVEQELVPPLSEVAWQAVHLDDAACQHLFRETEVQYEEIALVLLP; encoded by the coding sequence ATGAACACGGCGCTGACCTACGATGAAGTCGTCGATGGCCTGGGCGACCTGCCCTCGCTGCCGGCGGTCGTCATGGAGCTGCTCAACAGCATCGACCAGGAAGACGTCGATATCGCGGTGCTGGCCAAAAAGGTATCGCACGACCAGGCGCTGACGGCGAAGACGCTGCGGCTGGCCAACTCGTCCGCCTACAGCCTGCAGGTCAAGGTGACGACGATCCAGCAGGCCATCACCTACCTCGGCTTCGAGACCACCCGCAACCTGATCACGGCGGCCGCCGTGACCGGCTGCTTTGCCGAAACCCGCTGCGCCGGCTTCGACCACAAGGCGTTCTGGCGCCACTCGATCGGCAGCGCCGCCTGCGCCAAGGTGCTGGCGCGCCACCTGCGCTTCAACCAGGATTACGCGTTTACAGCCGGGCTGCTGCACGATATCGGCCGGCTCGTGCTGGTCAGCTGCTTCCCTACTCACTACGAAAAAGTGCTGGCCTGGCGCGCGCGCCACGATTGCACCCTGCTGCAGGCCGAGCGGGCCGTGCTGGGCATCGACCACGTCGAGGCCGGGCTGGCGCTGGCCGAGCATTGGAATTTTTCCGACACCATGCGCCTCGCCATCGGCGGCCACCATGCGCCGGAACAGTCCGGAGCCGGCTTTCTTGCCACCATCATCCACGTCGCCGACGTCATTGCCCACGCGCTGGATCTGGCGCAAGTGGAACAGGAGCTGGTACCGCCGCTGTCCGAGGTGGCCTGGCAGGCGGTACACCTGGACGACGCGGCATGCCAGCACCTGTTCCGCGAGACGGAAGTGCAGTACGAGGAAATCGCGCTGGTGCTGCTGCCCTGA
- a CDS encoding sensor histidine kinase, with the protein MFGIQARLTFLFVVIVTVVLGISGSYAQYTLAHELEVSNERLRDGVLTRLQTSLPSALWDLDKAKVDNIVAAEMLPPELVAIRVYDTSVGLFSGKRRNPDGSVGNVAANDDVPGTPVVADLAYRETDQGGRPVIVGRVVVNFSRDQIEARLAAEIRRKVGEALLLDLILVVALALSLRIVFDPLKRLRDGLFELATRGSDEVEELPEKRRDELGDVIRGFNAIQRRVKAIILRTREAEDEARRAAQETAQALHDLRQAQESLLQAERLASLGGLVAGVAHEINTPVGIALTSASVLKEATEEIHAAVTAGAVRKSEILKYIETAGESARLIMNNAYRAAHLIHSFKQIAVDQVSEARRRFELREYIGEVVSSLQPRLKKTRLAVSIDCPADVMLDSYPGALAQVITNLTLNCVDHAFLPDQEGTIDIRVQPDGDWIELAVADNGRGIPADLIDKVFDPFVTTRRGQGGTGLGLNIVYNLIVKQFAGTISVSSVEGAGASFVLRMPRVTPGDGPGADGTMHG; encoded by the coding sequence ATGTTTGGAATCCAGGCGCGGCTGACATTTCTGTTCGTCGTCATCGTCACCGTCGTGCTGGGCATTTCCGGCAGCTACGCTCAATACACGCTGGCCCACGAGCTGGAGGTCAGCAACGAGCGCCTGCGCGACGGCGTGCTGACGCGTCTGCAGACCAGCCTGCCGTCGGCGCTGTGGGACCTGGACAAGGCCAAGGTCGACAATATCGTGGCGGCCGAGATGCTGCCGCCCGAGCTGGTCGCGATCCGCGTGTATGACACCTCGGTGGGCCTGTTCTCGGGCAAGCGCCGCAATCCGGACGGCAGCGTCGGCAACGTGGCGGCCAACGACGACGTGCCGGGTACGCCCGTCGTGGCCGACCTGGCCTACCGCGAGACCGACCAGGGCGGGCGCCCCGTGATCGTCGGCCGCGTGGTGGTCAATTTCAGCCGCGACCAGATCGAGGCGCGCCTGGCCGCCGAAATCCGGCGCAAGGTCGGCGAGGCGCTGCTGCTGGACCTGATCCTCGTGGTGGCGCTGGCGCTGTCGCTGCGCATCGTCTTCGACCCGTTGAAACGCCTGCGCGACGGCCTGTTCGAACTGGCCACCCGGGGCAGCGACGAGGTGGAGGAGCTGCCGGAAAAACGTCGCGACGAGCTGGGCGACGTGATCCGCGGCTTCAACGCGATCCAGCGCCGCGTCAAGGCGATCATCCTGCGCACGCGCGAAGCGGAAGACGAAGCACGCCGCGCCGCCCAGGAGACCGCGCAGGCGCTGCACGACCTGCGCCAGGCCCAGGAATCGCTGCTGCAGGCCGAGCGCCTGGCATCGCTGGGCGGCCTGGTGGCCGGGGTGGCGCACGAAATCAACACGCCGGTCGGCATCGCGCTGACCAGCGCCTCGGTGCTGAAGGAGGCGACCGAGGAGATCCACGCTGCCGTGACGGCGGGCGCGGTACGCAAATCGGAGATCCTGAAATATATCGAGACGGCCGGCGAGAGCGCGCGCCTGATCATGAACAATGCCTACCGCGCGGCGCACCTGATCCACAGCTTCAAGCAGATCGCGGTGGACCAGGTCAGCGAGGCGCGCCGCCGCTTCGAGCTGCGCGAATACATCGGCGAAGTGGTGTCCAGCCTGCAGCCGCGCCTGAAGAAGACGCGCCTGGCGGTGTCGATCGACTGCCCGGCCGACGTCATGCTGGACAGCTATCCGGGCGCGCTGGCGCAGGTCATCACCAACCTGACCCTGAATTGCGTCGACCATGCCTTCCTGCCCGACCAGGAGGGCACCATCGATATCCGCGTGCAGCCCGATGGCGACTGGATCGAGCTGGCGGTGGCCGACAACGGCCGCGGCATCCCGGCGGACCTGATCGACAAGGTGTTCGACCCCTTCGTCACCACGCGGCGCGGCCAGGGCGGCACGGGGCTGGGCCTGAACATCGTCTACAACCTGATCGTCAAGCAGTTCGCCGGCACGATCTCCGTCAGCAGCGTGGAAGGCGCCGGCGCCAGCTTCGTGCTGCGCATGCCGCGCGTGACGCCGGGCGATGGGCCGGGCGCCGATGGCACCATGCATGGCTGA
- a CDS encoding DUF1697 domain-containing protein: protein MNTTRQIALLRGINVGRAKRIAMADLRKVLADLGFGSVRTLLNSGNVVFDCPARDAALSATRIEEALVLKLGVGSRVTVLDAHQLDEVVQDNCLREMATDPSRLLVAILSNPADRPRLEPLCHQPWQPEAFALGRWSAYLWCPDGVLASRAAAAMGNLLGDAVTTRNWSTITKLHALASEAGA from the coding sequence ATGAACACAACGCGACAGATAGCCCTGTTAAGAGGGATCAATGTCGGGCGGGCGAAGCGCATCGCGATGGCGGACCTGCGCAAGGTGCTGGCGGACCTGGGGTTCGGTAGCGTGCGCACGTTACTCAACAGTGGCAACGTGGTATTCGATTGCCCGGCGCGCGATGCGGCATTGTCCGCCACGCGCATCGAGGAAGCGCTGGTGCTGAAGCTGGGCGTGGGCTCGCGCGTCACCGTGCTGGATGCGCACCAGCTCGACGAAGTCGTGCAGGACAACTGCCTGCGCGAGATGGCGACCGACCCGAGCCGGCTGCTGGTGGCCATCCTCAGCAACCCGGCCGACCGGCCCCGCCTGGAACCGCTGTGCCACCAGCCGTGGCAGCCGGAAGCCTTCGCGCTGGGACGCTGGTCGGCCTACCTGTGGTGTCCCGATGGCGTGCTGGCCAGCCGCGCCGCCGCCGCGATGGGCAACCTGCTGGGCGATGCCGTCACCACCCGCAACTGGAGTACGATCACCAAACTGCACGCGCTGGCCAGCGAGGCCGGCGCCTGA
- a CDS encoding DUF3224 domain-containing protein, translating to MGKASGEFDVAMVPQPVAELNASTGIGRMTLDKRYHGALTATGQGEFLSYQGAVPTSAVYVAIEKVEGTLDGRRGSFALQHAGVMGGEHAGLRIVVAPDSGTGELTGLRGTLDIRMEQGKHFYDFEYSLGE from the coding sequence ATGGGCAAGGCAAGCGGGGAGTTCGACGTGGCGATGGTGCCGCAACCGGTGGCGGAACTGAACGCCAGCACGGGCATAGGCCGGATGACGCTGGACAAGCGCTACCACGGCGCGCTGACGGCCACGGGGCAGGGCGAATTCCTGTCGTACCAGGGCGCCGTGCCCACGTCGGCCGTCTACGTCGCCATCGAAAAGGTGGAGGGCACGCTGGACGGCCGGCGCGGCAGCTTCGCGCTGCAGCATGCCGGCGTCATGGGCGGCGAGCACGCCGGCCTGCGCATCGTCGTGGCGCCCGATTCCGGCACGGGCGAACTGACGGGTTTGCGCGGCACGCTGGATATCCGCATGGAACAGGGCAAGCATTTCTACGACTTCGAGTACTCGCTGGGCGAATAG
- a CDS encoding ChaN family lipoprotein, translating into MKFKPLSLLLVAALLSGCAVYKKNPRQQPAASGVTKGNPQVLLLGEVHDNKAGHRQRYEELRQRVEAGWRPVIAMEQFDREDQELLNAAQEGCMDAGCVIRVMDRKGWDWQQYYNIIQLALDHKLPLLAVNLSRTNASKVVRDGIASSFDAKTVAAYRLNEPVSADWRKAQEREIQAGHCDMVPAMMLPGMVDAQMARDIWMAKLILDQQPRDVVLIAGNGHVRKDIGVPRWLRTHGPKLTIEAIGYVEGGGGKEQFDDVRAIPAVKRPDPCAKFRK; encoded by the coding sequence ATGAAGTTCAAACCGTTATCGCTGCTGCTGGTGGCCGCGCTGCTGTCCGGCTGCGCCGTCTATAAGAAGAACCCGCGCCAGCAGCCCGCCGCGTCCGGCGTCACCAAGGGCAATCCCCAGGTATTGCTGCTGGGTGAGGTGCACGACAACAAGGCCGGTCACCGGCAGCGTTACGAGGAATTGCGCCAGCGCGTGGAGGCGGGCTGGCGGCCCGTCATCGCGATGGAGCAGTTCGACCGCGAGGACCAGGAGCTGCTGAACGCCGCACAGGAAGGCTGCATGGATGCCGGCTGCGTGATTCGCGTGATGGACCGCAAGGGCTGGGATTGGCAGCAGTACTACAACATCATCCAGCTGGCGCTGGACCACAAGCTCCCGCTCCTGGCCGTCAACCTGTCGCGCACGAACGCGTCGAAAGTCGTTCGGGACGGCATCGCGTCCAGCTTCGACGCGAAGACCGTGGCGGCGTATCGCCTGAACGAGCCGGTGTCGGCCGACTGGCGCAAGGCACAGGAACGGGAGATCCAGGCCGGGCATTGCGACATGGTGCCGGCGATGATGCTGCCGGGGATGGTGGATGCGCAGATGGCGCGCGACATCTGGATGGCCAAGCTGATTCTCGACCAGCAGCCGCGCGACGTGGTGCTCATCGCCGGCAACGGCCACGTGCGCAAGGACATCGGCGTGCCGCGCTGGCTGCGCACCCATGGCCCCAAGCTGACGATCGAAGCGATCGGCTACGTCGAGGGTGGCGGCGGCAAGGAACAGTTCGACGACGTGCGTGCGATCCCGGCCGTCAAGCGGCCGGACCCTTGCGCCAAGTTCCGCAAATAG
- a CDS encoding RtcB family protein, producing the protein MNKQDLRDYDTMDVPGGRPVKMWTHGVPVEAAAKQQLANTARMPFIYKHIAVMPDVHLGKGSTIGSVIPTLGAVIPAAVGVDIGCGMMAAKTTLTASDLPDNLGPLRSAIEKAIPHGLSPRTRGFKGRDEGSWQSPPSAVDAAWMQLKDDFDVICAKTPKLRHTNNYKHLGTLGTGNHFIEVCLDEDNAVWLMLHSGSRGVGNAIGTHFIELAQQDMRTHIANLPDRDLAYLEEGTQHYDDYVEAVDWAQRFARMNREVMMQNLIGAVRSVIRKPFETHVEAVNCHHNYVQKERHFGQDVLVTRKGAVSARKGELGIIPGSMGARSYIVRGKGNEDSFTSCSHGAGRTMSRSEAKRRFTREDQVKATAGVECRKDDGVVDEIPMAYKDIDAVMHAQRDLVEVVHTLKQVVCVKG; encoded by the coding sequence ATGAATAAACAGGATTTACGCGATTACGACACGATGGACGTGCCTGGGGGCCGGCCGGTCAAGATGTGGACGCACGGCGTGCCGGTCGAGGCGGCAGCGAAGCAGCAGCTGGCCAATACGGCGCGCATGCCCTTTATTTACAAGCACATCGCCGTCATGCCCGACGTCCACCTGGGCAAGGGCTCGACCATCGGCAGCGTGATCCCGACGCTGGGCGCCGTCATTCCGGCCGCCGTCGGGGTGGACATCGGCTGCGGCATGATGGCCGCCAAGACGACGCTGACGGCCAGCGACCTGCCCGACAATCTCGGCCCGCTGCGCAGCGCCATCGAAAAAGCGATTCCCCATGGGCTGTCGCCCAGGACGCGCGGCTTCAAGGGGCGCGACGAAGGCTCCTGGCAGAGTCCGCCCTCGGCGGTGGACGCCGCCTGGATGCAACTGAAGGACGACTTCGACGTCATCTGCGCCAAGACGCCCAAGCTGCGGCACACGAACAACTACAAGCACCTCGGCACGCTCGGCACGGGCAACCACTTCATCGAAGTCTGCCTGGACGAGGACAACGCGGTCTGGCTGATGCTGCATTCGGGTTCGCGTGGCGTCGGCAACGCCATCGGCACCCACTTCATCGAACTGGCGCAGCAGGACATGCGCACCCACATCGCCAACCTGCCCGACCGCGACCTGGCCTACCTGGAGGAAGGCACACAGCACTACGACGACTACGTGGAAGCGGTCGACTGGGCCCAGCGTTTCGCCCGGATGAACCGCGAGGTCATGATGCAGAACCTGATCGGCGCGGTGCGCAGCGTGATCCGCAAGCCGTTCGAGACCCACGTGGAGGCGGTGAACTGCCACCATAATTACGTCCAGAAGGAGCGCCACTTCGGCCAGGACGTGCTGGTCACGCGCAAGGGCGCCGTCTCCGCCAGGAAGGGAGAGCTGGGCATCATCCCCGGCTCGATGGGCGCGCGCAGCTATATCGTGCGCGGCAAGGGCAACGAGGACAGTTTCACCAGTTGCAGCCACGGGGCAGGGCGCACGATGAGCCGCAGCGAGGCCAAACGGCGTTTTACGCGCGAGGACCAGGTGAAGGCCACGGCCGGCGTGGAGTGCCGCAAGGACGACGGCGTGGTGGACGAGATCCCGATGGCCTACAAGGACATCGACGCGGTGATGCACGCGCAGCGCGACCTGGTCGAGGTGGTGCATACGCTCAAGCAGGTCGTCTGCGTCAAGGGCTGA